TTCAAAACCAAAATAAATCATTAACAAACTGATAATGAGTTAAATATTTTACAACCCTAATGCTAAGTTTGCTTCTCTCTTGATGATATCGGCTATACTCGTATCATTTAAAATTTGCAGCATAGCGTTTCGTACATCTACAAATGTATCCCGAATACCACAAGTCTCTTCTGTTTTACACTCATCACATCGTCTATAGAAATTAAGGCTAACGCATGGGAGCAATGCTATTGGTCCGTCGGTTAAGCGTATAACCTGTGATAATCGGATATCTTCTGGATCCTTATTTAGACTATACCCTCCCCCTGCACCTTTTTTACTATATAGAATCCCGGCATTACGCATCTCAAGCAGTATTTGCTCTAGAAATTTTTTCGGTATGTTTTCTTCTTCTGCAATTTTCAGAATCTGCATAGGTTCTTTCCCATAATTCTTACCCAATACAATGAGTGCTTTAATTGCGTATTTAGACTTTTTGGACAGCATATTTCCTTTACTTTGCGTATGCCTGTAAATTTACAAATTTTAAACTATATATTAATTTAATCTACTGTAACTAGCTTCTTCAGGTGAATAATAATTTTGCCAACCTCCTTAGTAGATCATAAAACTGCTCTTTTAAGCTAGAGCTATTAGCTATAGGATGGTTTATTTTGCAAATAATCAGCCAGAAACTCACCCGTATAGGAGCCCTTTTGGCTAACCAAATCTTCCGGGACACCTTCAAAAACCAGCTGCCCGCCTCTTTCACCTCCTTGCGGACCAATGTCGATAATCCAATCTGCACATTTTATAACATCCATATTATGCTCAATAACCAGTATAGTATTTCCTTGTGTAATCAACGCATCAAAAGACTTCAATAGCTTCTTAATATCATGAAAATGCAGACCCGTCGTAGGTTCGTCAAATATGAACAGGGTGTTTTTACTATTGTTACCCTTAACCAAAAAGGACGCTAGCTTGATACGTTGCGCTTCACCCCCTGACAGCGTGTTTGAAGACTGGCCCAATTTAACATAACCTAAACCGACCTCCGCTAAAGGTCTTATCTTATTCAATATTTTTGGTTGACTATCAAAAAATTCTAAAGCTTCATCAACGGTAAGTTCCAGTACTTCATATACATTTTTATCATGCCAAGTAACGTCTAATACCTGCTGTTTAAATCGCTTGCCAGCGCAGACCTCACAAGGGAGAAAGAGATCTGCCATAAACTGCATTTCTATTTTGACCTCGCCTTCTCCCTGACAGACGTCACAGCGCCCGCCTTCTACATTAAATGAAAAGGCTGCAGGTTTTAATCCGGCGGCTTTTGCTGCTGGCTGGCTACTATATAGCGTTCTGATTTCATCCCAAGCTTTCACATAGGTTACCGGATTTGACCGTGATGACCTACCGATGGGGTTTTGATCAACCATTTCTACCCTTTCCACCATATGCAGATCGCCGTCGACGCCATCATACACACCTGTCTGTTCTCCTGAATAATTACCCGTAGCCTTTTGAAGCGCCGGGTATAAAATCCTTTTTACCAAAGACGTCTTACCCGATCCCGAAACGCCTGTAACAACAGTAAAAGTATAAAGCGGAAACTTGACATCAATTCCTTTTAAATTATTCTCTCTAGCACCTTTAATTTGAACAGCATGCTGCCACTTTCTGCGATGAGTTGGTATTTCTATAGTTTCAACTTTGTTCAAGTACCGTCCAGTCAAACTTTTTTTGTCCTGCAAAATTTCCTGGAAAGTTCCGGAAAATACCAGCTCTCCCCCATTAATGCCAGCTTCTGGTCCAATATCGATTAAATGATCGGCGGCGCGCATCATCTCCTCTTCATGCTCCACCACGATTACTGTATTACCTACATCCCGCAGCGACTTTAGCACACTGATTAACCTCGTAGTATCACGTGGATGTAACCCAATACTGGGCTCATCCAGTACGTAAATTGATCCGACAAGTGAACTACCTAAGGATGTTGCTAAATTGATCCGCTGCGATTCACCTCCGGAAAGTGTATTTGACAGCCTGTTAAGAGTCAAATAGCTCAACCCTACATCTGTCAAAAATCTGATTCTATTGGTTATCTCCATCAGTAACCGCTTGGCTATCGTTTCTTCATTTTTCGTTAGCTGTAATGTCTCAAAGAAAACCAGCAGTTCATCCAGTGGCATTAAAACGATATCTGTAATTGACTTTCCCCCTATTTTGACATAGGCAGCATCTTGCCGTAACCGTGTACCTTTACATGCGGGACAATTCGTTTTCCCTCGATAGCGCGACAACATCACCCGATATTGAATTTTATATGTCTGTTCTTCCAGCTCCTTGAAAAACTCATCCAGCCCTTTGAAATAACTATTTCCTTCCCATAAAAGATTTTTTTGCTGTTCACTTAAATCGTTATAGGCCCGATGAACGGGGAAATCAAATTTAATAGCACTTTTCACAAGTTTTGATAACCATTCGCCCATTTTTTCCCCTCTCCATGGCGCAATGGCTCCATCATAAACAGATCTGCTTTTATCCGGCACCACTAAATCTGGGTCTATACCGATTATCTTACCATAACCCTCACATCTCGAGCAAGCCCCATAAGGATTATTGAAACTGAAAAAGTTAGCAGTTGGCTCTTCAAACACCATTCCGTCCAGCTCAAAGCGATCGCAAAAGAAATGCTCTCTCTCGCCGTCATTTAGGAAACAATCCCCCTTTCCCTCAAAAAATGCTGTTTGTACTGAATCCGCTATGCGACTTAAAGTTTCTTCTTCTTGATTGACTCGAATGCGGTCAACCACAATTCTTAAATCGCCTTCTCCAACCGCCTCATTTCCGATAGCTTTATCTTCCAATAAGTTCTCTACTTTATGCAGCTCCCCTTTATATTCTACCCTTATAAACCCTTTCTGAAGTAAGACCGCCAGCTCTTCTTTCAGCTTTCGATTGTTATGTGGATGCAGAGGACAATAAATGGTTATCACGGTATCTTCTTTCAATGTACCGACAAAATCAATTACATCAGTAACCGTATCTTTTTTTACTGCCTTACCAGACACTGGAGATATCGTTATACCAATTCTTGCAAAAAGAAGTTTCAAATAATCGTATATTTCTGTCGAAGTGCCAACCGTTGACCTCGGGTTGCTGGTAATAACTTTCTGTTCAATTGCAATAGCTGGCGCTATTCCTTTAATATAATCAACCTCAGGCTTATTCATTCTGCCCATAAACTGCCTTGCATATGAAGATAAGCTCTCCACATACCTGCGCTGTCCTTCCGCATACAGTGTATCGAAAGCAAGAGAAGATTTGCCAGAACCCGACATTCCGGTAATAACCACCAGTTTGTTTTTGGGTATTTCTACGTCAATATTTTTAAGGTTATGAACGCGCGCTCCCTTTATTAATATATGAGATTTGGGGTTTGAATCTAGCTGTTTTGTCATGAAATAATCCTAATTTTTGCCTCTCCACTTGATTGTTTATTTGACTTTATGACCAAGCAAAAGCAACGGCCACAAAAATACACAATAAAGAAATAACAAACGATTTTGATATTTTTTCTTTGTTTTTCTAAAAAAATTGTTTTGCTTTGAAGAAATTTACTAACAAAACAAGGTATACATTATATACCATTAGGAGGACTGCTATAGAAAAAAAACTACTTACAAATACTTTTTTATTAAACGAAAAAGACGAAAAGTAGCATAGCATGACACTGCATAAAAAGACGGACCAACAGTTAATTCATTTGTATTTGGTCGGCAATGAAGCCGCAATTGAAGAGTTAGTTCATAGATATAAATCAAAGATTTACACATCCATCTATTTACTGGTAAAAGATTCCTATCTAGCCGAGGATTTGTTTCAAGATACTTTCATCAAAGTGATTAAAACGCTTAAAGCGGGAAGATACAACGATGAAGGGAAGTTTCTTCCATGGGCAATGCGCATCGCGCACAATCTCGTAATTGATTACTACCGCAAAGAAAAGCGCACCCCTTTTATCACTAATTCGGATGGTTTCGACATCTTTGATGTTTTACCATTTTATGACGAAAGTGCCGAAGAGCGAATCATTCGGCAACAATCATATAAAGATCTCCGCAAAATGATCCAATTGCTGCCCGATGATCAGAAAGAAGTACTGATCATGCGGCATTATGGTGAAATGAGCTTCAAAGAAATCGCAGAGGTAACCGATGTAAGTATCAATACGGCTCTAGGAAGAATGCGATATGCGTTGAACAATCTTAGGAAAATGATTTCCAGCTCAGAAGTCGCGCTAAAAACCGGATAAATTAGAATAGAGATTTTCTTTTTGGATTAATCCGATTCTAAGCGAGAATTCGATAGCTTCGTGATTATTTTCGAAAAGGCATGTACGTATATCTGATTTGGCAAGATCTTTAAGCAATTGCAAAGTAAATTTACTGCGCCTTTTCTTTATATTACGTATAAAAATGGCAACTATCCTGTCGGGATATCTGTTGGCTAATGCTGTATATATAATAGGATCTCGCTGTGAATTGTCGCCGATTAGCACAAACTTCTGCTTGGGAAAGACTCTAAGTAAACGATCAATCCGTCGATACTTGTCATCGTGTTTGGTTCTTCCTGATTTGAAAAAGTTATACCACTGTTTAAAATGGCTTAGCAGAAAGGATCCGGTTGGCAGACCGTTGTATCGAAATATTTCGTGTAAATAGTCGTAAAGATTCCATTCACTGCTGGAGACATAAAAAAAGGGGTTTAGATGTGCTGTTTCGGTAGCCGCGTTGGATAAAAGATTGTACCAAATTACATTATCTTCAAAAAGCCGGCGGCGGTAAGGGTTTCTGGCCAACAACTCTCTTAACCTTCTCCAGAGCGATGCCGAATGCGATATTAAAACGGTATCATCAATATCTGATACAAATGCATATTGTGTAGTGCTAGGTACATACACCTTACCTGGAACATATTTGGTCTCAGTCCCCTCCTCAATCAAGCCTACCTTCAGATCGTAAATCCCCGGTTCTAAATGCATTTCAGAAGTCCACTTAAATTTAAAAAAACCATCACTAGCCGACTCTGTTTCAATTATTTGATCCATGAATACTAATCTCAACCGAGCATAAGCATATGGCCTACTCATAAATAATTTTAACAATGTAAGCATCTGCTGAAAGCTATTAGCGGCCAACTTCACATCAATTTCAGGCCTCCATTTAAACACATGCCCGTAAACTACGAGGTTTTTAGTATGGCCATAACCATTATATATTTTAATTTCCGCAGAAGCACTCATTAACTTTCAAACATTCAAATCATTCAGTGGTTTTAATAGTTGTTAATAGAATTTATCATGAACAGCAAGCCTGATCTCGTTTTGTTCTTTATTGTTAACTCTTTTTCGGGTAACAGGCATCTGGATTATACCCAGATTATCCAGAATTACTTTAAAGCAACTTCACATATAACTCACTTTTATCCTCTACCTAAAAACTGTTCTATCCAAGCCATTAAAGGTGCTATCGCACGTTATAACCCTGACCGCGTAATTGCCGTGGGTGGAGATGGAACAGTAAAACTTGCCGCAGAATGTTTAATGGGCACTTCTATTCCGCTAGCCATCATTCCTGCAGGATCGGCGAATGGCATGGCAAAAGAAATGAACATTAAAAGTAACCCAAAATCAGCATTAGATACAGTCATACATGGTATACCCAGGAGGGTACATGCTTTACTTATAAATAAACAATTAAGTATACACTTAGCAGATATTGGAATAAACGCACGTATTATCAAGAAGTTTCAATCCTCTAAAGAGAGAGGAATGACTGGATATGCAAAAGCTGCTTGGCAAACATTTAAAAGACATAAAAAAATGCATGTAACGATTACTACTGGTCAAAAAATGTGGGCCCGAAAGGCAGAGATGGTGGTTATAGCAAATGGAACAACCTATGGAACTGGCGTAAAAATCAACAAAACAGGCTCGCTATATGATGACCACTTTGAGGTGATTATCGTCAAGTGGTTTTCCTTATTGGAGTTACTAAAAATGTGTTTCAGCTTCAAAACTCCATTTAATCCATTTAAAACAGAGATTATACAAACCGATAAAGTGACATTAAAAATCAAAGAAAACACCTTTTTTCAGATTGATGGAGAGTATATAGGCAAGGTCAATCTTATTGAGGCCGAAATAATCAAAGAGGCCTTATATATTATAAGCCCGTAGACCGGCTGACCATTTGTTATCATCTTACGCTACAAAATACCGGTATTAAACCAAAAAGCCAGCACACATCGCACTGGCCTTCGTAGGGTCGAGTTGCGGAAAGTCGAACCTCATTGAAGACTTTAAAGCTATAACAGAAGCAAGAAAATACATCCAAATGAACACTTAATCTAAGTATGTCCATTTTCAAATAAAAAATGGACATATCTTAAAAATATGTCCATTTTATTTCATTACTTTGTATATATGTCCAGTATCAGGTTAAATTTGAACATATATGGCATACGATAGAACAAAACCTTTCAATGATCTTCCGCCCCTGCCTCCGCAGAACATTGATGATGACGTAGATATTCTGAAAAAACTGGTCACGGCATCCAGAGCATTGGCAGGGGTAAATAGTAATGTACGGCGTCTGCCCAATCCCTATATGCTGGTCAATACGATTGCTCTTCAGGAAGCCAAAGCGTCATCTGCTATAGAAAATATCTTTACAACAGAAGACGAGCTTTATAAAGCTGTGTCGGATACCTTTCAGGAAAAAAATGCCAATCCTGCCACAAAAGAGGTTTTGAGGTATAGGGAAGCACTTTGGGAGGGATATCAACGTGTAAAGGAAAAAAACGATATCGACCTTGAAAGTATAATTGCTATTTTCCGACAGATCAAAAATACATCTGGCAGCATACGTCCAGCACATACATTGACGGTCATTCAACGTGGGCAAAGCGAATTTAGATCAGGGGAGATTATATACACTCCTCCAAGAGGAGTCGGTCTTGTAGAACGACTAATGGGAAATCTATTGGACTATCTGAATGATGATAAGCTGTCCGACACTGACCCATTACTCAAAATGTGTATAGCACACTATCAATTTGAAGCCATACACCCTTTTCCTGACGGAAATGGTCGTACAGGTCGGATATTAAACCTGCTCTACTTGGTCAATCAAGGTCTCTTGGATCAACCGGTCTTGTATCTTTCCAAATATATCATCGTACACAAAGATGATTATTATTATAATTTAGGTGCCGTTACTCAGCGTGGGAGTTGGAAACCATGGGTACTCTATATGCTGGATGCAGTTGAAAAAACAGCACTTTTAACCAATCAACTCATCAACAGTATACTGGATCAGATGGAAACTACATTGGAATACGGTAAGTCAAATATCAAATGGTATAATAAAGAAGTAAATGAACTGCTGTTTAGTCAACCCTATATCAAACCAAAGTTGATCGGCGACATACTACAGATATCCTCCAGAACAACTTTGACAAAATATGTCAATGAACTTGTCGCAGCGCGAATACTCACACCGTCAAAAGAAGGACGAGAAGTTTTTTATATCAATGACGATTTGATTCGTATATTGGAAGGACAATAGAGTATCTACCATAAAGTACCTTAACAAAAAAGGAAAGCCTGTGGTTCGACTTTCCTTTAAAAGTAGCGGGGAGCAGGATCGAACTGCCGACCTCAGGGTTATGAATCCTGCGCTCTAACCATCTGAGCTACCCCGCCTTTTGGGTTTGCAAATATAGTTTATTTTCCTTTTCTTTAGAAAAAAAGTTTAAAAAGTATTTTATGGAGCGTTTATTATCCTAAACCATTATGACAGAGAAAAGAAAATTACAATTAGAATACGAGGTGAGGTCATCACCCAAAATATTATATTCATTCATTAGTGAACCTAATGGGTTGTCTCAATGGTTTGCGGACGATGTAATCTATCAAGATAATAAATTCAATTTTATATGGGACAACGAAACGCATCCTGCTAAACTGGTCAGTGCTAAAGAAAATAAAAGTGTCAAATTTGCTTGGTTAGACGATACACCTTATTACTTCGAATTGGAAATTATTCAAGACGAATTAACAAACGACGTGGCCTTAGCAATTACCGATTTTACTACAGAAGATAATGAAGCGGAGAGAAAGTTAATTTGGAAAAATCAGGTACAATACCTGTTACGTGTATTAGGCGCGTAAATTTCTTATCTTTGTATCTGTAAGATACATATCTCTGCGACAGTAAGAGTATGTGAAGTAGAAGAGTAGAACAGCGGTCATTTTTAATGAAAAAAATTCACACACTCGTATTAAAAGCATTCATCAGGCCTTTTATCGTTACATTTTTCATTGTAATGTTTGTGCTGTTGATGTTATTTTTGTTCAAATACATCGACGACTTAATTGGTAAAGGATTTGAATGGTATGTAATTTTAGAACTGCTCTGGTACGCTTCGGCAGCTCAAATTTCTATGGCCATGCCCCTCGCCATGTTACTATCATCAATCATGACCTTCGGAAATTTAGGGGAAAGTTATGAGTTAGTTGCTATTAAAGCTGCAGGCGTATCACTGCGTAAGGCGATGATGCCTTTAATTATTCTAGTGGGCATGATCAGTGTTGGTTCGTTCTTTTTTAGCGATTATATCCTTCCCATTACCAATTTGAAGATGGGTTCTTTGCTCTATGATGTGAGAAACAAGAAAGCTGATTTCTTAATTAAAGACGGTATTTTCAACAATAGTATCCCCGGTTACTCTATACGTGCGCAGAATAAAAACAAAGATGGCACCGTGCTATACAACCTAATCATCTATCAACATGGTAACATATCGAGAGGCACAAATGTATTGTTGGCAAAAGAGGGTGTCATGTACAATTCTCGAGATAACAACTACATGATTTTGAAATTGAAAGACGGTGTGCGTTACGAAGAATCGACTGCGGGCGATCGATCGTATAACCCCAGACAACAGTATACGCGTTACTATTTTGAACAAACGGAGCAAAAATTTGACATGTCTACTTTTCAGATGAAAAGAACTGATCAAGAGTTATTTCGAAGCAATTCTATGATGCTGAATTTAAAGCAGCTAAAATATTACACTGACTCCACATCACAAAAATTAGACAGTATACGGAACACTATTTTTAATGAGGTAAAATCAAACTACAAGTTATTAAACTCCTATCAAGCTAGCCAAAATAAGAAAGAAATTGGAGCACCGATAACTTACGATCAAACGTTTAAAGATATTATTCCAGCAGATAAGCGGTTAATAGCGTTAGGAAATTCGCTGACAGATATCCGTTATATAAAAGAGACACTTGATATGAAAGCGAAATCAGATAAAGACTATACCTTGACGATTATTCGATACATTATCGAATATCAGAAAAAATTCACTTTAGCTGCATCTTGTTTGTTATTATTCTCCATAGGCGCTCCTTTAGGAGCCATTATCAGAAAAGGTGGTTTAGGACTGCCTGTTGTCATGGCGATCATCTTTTTCTTAATTTATCATATCATATCAACTGTAGCAGAAAAATCTGCAAAAGAAGGCAATATAGATCCTGTATTGGGCATATGGACAGCAATCATTGTTCTAACACCGTTAGGTATATTTCTTACATACAAGGCAGCAACAGATTCTGCTCTTTTCGACGTAGAAAATTATAAAATTGCATTAAAAAAATTTCTCAACAAATTCAAAAGCAAATTCAAAAGAAAAGATTAGATGTGTATAAAGAACACCTGCTAACATGACTTTTCCATTATGCACGTCAACTTTAACAATCTTATCTTTGTATAATTTTAACATCATATAAAGTAATGAATTTTCATTTAAACACGATCGAAGAGGCGATCGAGGATATTAAGGCCGGGAAGGTCATCATAGTAGTTGACGACGAGGATAGGGAAAATGAGGGAGATTTTATTGCTGCAGCCAGCAAAGCAACACCAGAAGTCATTAACTTCATGATAACCCATGGTAGAGGCCTAGTATGCGCTCCTTTAACAGAACAAAGATGCCGCGAGTTAGATT
This Olivibacter sp. SDN3 DNA region includes the following protein-coding sequences:
- a CDS encoding LptF/LptG family permease codes for the protein MKKIHTLVLKAFIRPFIVTFFIVMFVLLMLFLFKYIDDLIGKGFEWYVILELLWYASAAQISMAMPLAMLLSSIMTFGNLGESYELVAIKAAGVSLRKAMMPLIILVGMISVGSFFFSDYILPITNLKMGSLLYDVRNKKADFLIKDGIFNNSIPGYSIRAQNKNKDGTVLYNLIIYQHGNISRGTNVLLAKEGVMYNSRDNNYMILKLKDGVRYEESTAGDRSYNPRQQYTRYYFEQTEQKFDMSTFQMKRTDQELFRSNSMMLNLKQLKYYTDSTSQKLDSIRNTIFNEVKSNYKLLNSYQASQNKKEIGAPITYDQTFKDIIPADKRLIALGNSLTDIRYIKETLDMKAKSDKDYTLTIIRYIIEYQKKFTLAASCLLLFSIGAPLGAIIRKGGLGLPVVMAIIFFLIYHIISTVAEKSAKEGNIDPVLGIWTAIIVLTPLGIFLTYKAATDSALFDVENYKIALKKFLNKFKSKFKRKD
- a CDS encoding RNA polymerase sigma factor, translated to MTLHKKTDQQLIHLYLVGNEAAIEELVHRYKSKIYTSIYLLVKDSYLAEDLFQDTFIKVIKTLKAGRYNDEGKFLPWAMRIAHNLVIDYYRKEKRTPFITNSDGFDIFDVLPFYDESAEERIIRQQSYKDLRKMIQLLPDDQKEVLIMRHYGEMSFKEIAEVTDVSINTALGRMRYALNNLRKMISSSEVALKTG
- a CDS encoding Rrf2 family transcriptional regulator — translated: MLSKKSKYAIKALIVLGKNYGKEPMQILKIAEEENIPKKFLEQILLEMRNAGILYSKKGAGGGYSLNKDPEDIRLSQVIRLTDGPIALLPCVSLNFYRRCDECKTEETCGIRDTFVDVRNAMLQILNDTSIADIIKREANLALGL
- a CDS encoding START-like domain-containing protein, with the translated sequence MTEKRKLQLEYEVRSSPKILYSFISEPNGLSQWFADDVIYQDNKFNFIWDNETHPAKLVSAKENKSVKFAWLDDTPYYFELEIIQDELTNDVALAITDFTTEDNEAERKLIWKNQVQYLLRVLGA
- a CDS encoding App1 family protein produces the protein MSASAEIKIYNGYGHTKNLVVYGHVFKWRPEIDVKLAANSFQQMLTLLKLFMSRPYAYARLRLVFMDQIIETESASDGFFKFKWTSEMHLEPGIYDLKVGLIEEGTETKYVPGKVYVPSTTQYAFVSDIDDTVLISHSASLWRRLRELLARNPYRRRLFEDNVIWYNLLSNAATETAHLNPFFYVSSSEWNLYDYLHEIFRYNGLPTGSFLLSHFKQWYNFFKSGRTKHDDKYRRIDRLLRVFPKQKFVLIGDNSQRDPIIYTALANRYPDRIVAIFIRNIKKRRSKFTLQLLKDLAKSDIRTCLFENNHEAIEFSLRIGLIQKENLYSNLSGF
- the uvrA gene encoding excinuclease ABC subunit UvrA; protein product: MTKQLDSNPKSHILIKGARVHNLKNIDVEIPKNKLVVITGMSGSGKSSLAFDTLYAEGQRRYVESLSSYARQFMGRMNKPEVDYIKGIAPAIAIEQKVITSNPRSTVGTSTEIYDYLKLLFARIGITISPVSGKAVKKDTVTDVIDFVGTLKEDTVITIYCPLHPHNNRKLKEELAVLLQKGFIRVEYKGELHKVENLLEDKAIGNEAVGEGDLRIVVDRIRVNQEEETLSRIADSVQTAFFEGKGDCFLNDGEREHFFCDRFELDGMVFEEPTANFFSFNNPYGACSRCEGYGKIIGIDPDLVVPDKSRSVYDGAIAPWRGEKMGEWLSKLVKSAIKFDFPVHRAYNDLSEQQKNLLWEGNSYFKGLDEFFKELEEQTYKIQYRVMLSRYRGKTNCPACKGTRLRQDAAYVKIGGKSITDIVLMPLDELLVFFETLQLTKNEETIAKRLLMEITNRIRFLTDVGLSYLTLNRLSNTLSGGESQRINLATSLGSSLVGSIYVLDEPSIGLHPRDTTRLISVLKSLRDVGNTVIVVEHEEEMMRAADHLIDIGPEAGINGGELVFSGTFQEILQDKKSLTGRYLNKVETIEIPTHRRKWQHAVQIKGARENNLKGIDVKFPLYTFTVVTGVSGSGKTSLVKRILYPALQKATGNYSGEQTGVYDGVDGDLHMVERVEMVDQNPIGRSSRSNPVTYVKAWDEIRTLYSSQPAAKAAGLKPAAFSFNVEGGRCDVCQGEGEVKIEMQFMADLFLPCEVCAGKRFKQQVLDVTWHDKNVYEVLELTVDEALEFFDSQPKILNKIRPLAEVGLGYVKLGQSSNTLSGGEAQRIKLASFLVKGNNSKNTLFIFDEPTTGLHFHDIKKLLKSFDALITQGNTILVIEHNMDVIKCADWIIDIGPQGGERGGQLVFEGVPEDLVSQKGSYTGEFLADYLQNKPSYS
- a CDS encoding diacylglycerol kinase family protein — translated: MNSKPDLVLFFIVNSFSGNRHLDYTQIIQNYFKATSHITHFYPLPKNCSIQAIKGAIARYNPDRVIAVGGDGTVKLAAECLMGTSIPLAIIPAGSANGMAKEMNIKSNPKSALDTVIHGIPRRVHALLINKQLSIHLADIGINARIIKKFQSSKERGMTGYAKAAWQTFKRHKKMHVTITTGQKMWARKAEMVVIANGTTYGTGVKINKTGSLYDDHFEVIIVKWFSLLELLKMCFSFKTPFNPFKTEIIQTDKVTLKIKENTFFQIDGEYIGKVNLIEAEIIKEALYIISP
- a CDS encoding Fic family protein, whose amino-acid sequence is MAYDRTKPFNDLPPLPPQNIDDDVDILKKLVTASRALAGVNSNVRRLPNPYMLVNTIALQEAKASSAIENIFTTEDELYKAVSDTFQEKNANPATKEVLRYREALWEGYQRVKEKNDIDLESIIAIFRQIKNTSGSIRPAHTLTVIQRGQSEFRSGEIIYTPPRGVGLVERLMGNLLDYLNDDKLSDTDPLLKMCIAHYQFEAIHPFPDGNGRTGRILNLLYLVNQGLLDQPVLYLSKYIIVHKDDYYYNLGAVTQRGSWKPWVLYMLDAVEKTALLTNQLINSILDQMETTLEYGKSNIKWYNKEVNELLFSQPYIKPKLIGDILQISSRTTLTKYVNELVAARILTPSKEGREVFYINDDLIRILEGQ